One window from the genome of Nitrosospira multiformis encodes:
- a CDS encoding TonB-dependent receptor — MKHVSGFGLRRAHLGLIPMLIALVLVPLHAAAQDSADKLVKSEAGNEAKSEAKSTALPEIKITTGRVRPGTLEDIARTGSKTDTPLRDIPASIAVVPAALLQEQGAIDMNDAMRNVSSVQPLMGGGYGFGNSFTSRGLALSYLRDDLPDGGAQNSYFRTMYDVDRIEVLKGPGSALFGVAGPGGSINMITKKPQYNFDMSVGTMLGSFGTRNGFLDLTGAIPYMPNMAGRVIANMEHTDGFRGLERNIVEASPSFIWRLAPDKTLLIDFDHREMKIKPDNYGILFDGNSHIASVSRETRYYTPFNKTDHTINRLGLIHNWAISDVLSMRTAFTYDARTLDLIRNGGGNQGNAAGIVTGRDVRSQFDNAGYTQLQNEFIWKTNTGPVKHTFLGGFEYKNTDIQTTRADFTLLNINLLNPVIPETSLNGLTRRPIFDRRISSDQTSFYAQDQIDLTDKFKLRLGIRNDLVKYSDKGFQSVSGNYGYREIVETKSLTTYSTGGVYQPTKNLAFYTGYSTGAFINLATEAQNVSRAPETSDQIEVGAKTALLDGKVDFNVALFQTSRNNYFITLPGSGGQATQDGNDRSRGVEISFGVRPMPGLNIIGNGVWMDPETLSRNVATNAVLGITRSVFGTRPAGVATHMGSLWGTYTLQSGLARGLMLGFGVTYKGDSYADTLNLLKIPSYVVLDAAVSYSIKRMHLAVNIKNLTDATYYTNPTFAGALPGNPLSAFGSIRFNFN, encoded by the coding sequence ATGAAACATGTGTCGGGATTCGGATTGAGGCGGGCTCACTTGGGGTTAATACCCATGTTGATAGCATTGGTATTGGTGCCGCTGCATGCGGCAGCCCAGGATAGCGCTGACAAACTGGTAAAAAGCGAGGCAGGAAACGAGGCAAAAAGTGAGGCAAAAAGCACTGCGTTGCCTGAAATCAAGATTACCACCGGCCGGGTCCGTCCCGGCACACTGGAGGATATAGCCCGAACGGGAAGCAAGACAGATACGCCATTACGTGATATTCCCGCCAGCATTGCCGTCGTGCCGGCAGCCTTGCTGCAAGAGCAAGGCGCAATCGACATGAATGACGCCATGCGCAACGTCAGCAGCGTGCAGCCTTTGATGGGCGGCGGTTATGGATTCGGTAACAGCTTCACTTCACGAGGTCTGGCGCTGAGCTATTTACGTGACGATCTGCCCGACGGGGGGGCGCAAAACAGCTATTTCCGCACCATGTACGATGTCGATCGCATCGAAGTATTAAAGGGTCCTGGCTCCGCGCTATTCGGCGTAGCCGGTCCCGGCGGCAGCATCAACATGATCACCAAGAAACCTCAGTACAATTTTGATATGTCGGTGGGTACCATGCTGGGCAGTTTTGGTACGCGCAATGGCTTTCTGGACCTGACCGGCGCTATCCCTTATATGCCAAACATGGCTGGACGCGTGATCGCCAATATGGAGCATACCGATGGTTTCCGCGGGCTTGAGCGCAATATCGTCGAGGCTTCCCCCAGCTTCATCTGGCGTTTGGCACCCGACAAAACCCTCTTGATAGACTTCGATCATCGGGAGATGAAAATCAAGCCCGATAATTACGGGATACTTTTCGATGGTAACTCCCATATAGCCAGTGTCTCCCGGGAGACTCGCTACTACACGCCCTTTAATAAAACGGATCATACGATCAATCGCCTCGGCCTTATCCATAACTGGGCGATATCCGACGTTTTAAGTATGCGCACGGCATTCACATACGATGCCCGGACGCTTGACCTGATACGAAATGGCGGGGGAAATCAGGGGAATGCGGCGGGTATTGTTACCGGACGCGACGTAAGGTCGCAATTCGATAACGCGGGTTACACCCAATTGCAAAACGAGTTTATCTGGAAAACGAATACGGGCCCGGTCAAGCACACGTTCCTGGGCGGGTTCGAATACAAGAATACGGATATCCAGACCACTCGTGCTGACTTCACTTTACTCAACATTAATCTTTTAAACCCGGTCATTCCGGAAACCTCATTAAATGGACTTACCCGCAGACCAATTTTTGACCGCAGAATCAGCAGCGATCAGACTTCTTTCTACGCCCAGGATCAGATTGATTTAACGGACAAATTCAAGCTCCGTCTCGGCATTCGCAACGACTTGGTAAAGTACAGCGACAAGGGATTTCAATCTGTTTCAGGTAATTATGGGTATCGTGAAATTGTGGAGACGAAGTCGTTGACCACTTATTCGACGGGAGGGGTATATCAGCCCACCAAGAATTTAGCCTTTTACACGGGCTATAGCACGGGCGCCTTCATTAATCTGGCAACCGAAGCTCAAAACGTATCCAGGGCGCCGGAGACCTCGGATCAGATAGAAGTGGGTGCCAAGACCGCATTGCTGGATGGCAAGGTTGATTTTAACGTGGCACTGTTCCAAACCAGCCGCAATAACTATTTCATCACCTTGCCCGGTTCAGGGGGTCAAGCCACTCAGGATGGCAATGACCGGTCGCGCGGGGTGGAAATCTCCTTCGGCGTGCGTCCGATGCCCGGCCTGAATATTATCGGTAACGGGGTGTGGATGGATCCTGAAACATTATCACGCAATGTGGCCACCAATGCTGTACTTGGCATAACCAGAAGTGTTTTTGGAACCCGTCCCGCTGGCGTTGCGACCCACATGGGCAGTTTGTGGGGCACCTATACGCTGCAAAGCGGTCTGGCACGTGGATTAATGCTTGGCTTCGGGGTCACATACAAGGGCGACAGTTATGCCGACACCTTGAATCTTTTGAAGATACCGTCTTATGTCGTGCTTGATGCCGCTGTATCTTATAGCATTAAAAGAATGCATCTCGCGGTCAATATAAAAAATCTGACGGACGCAACTTATTACACCAACCCCACATTTGCCGGGGCATTACCGGGCAATCCACTGAGCGCATTCGGTTCTATCCGCTTTAATTTTAATTAA
- a CDS encoding PepSY-associated TM helix domain-containing protein, whose product MSTPQSGTSEPESRATGARPAEAHIAQPRAADSRQPPPVEPRGYLFLSQGMKRGRFLVWLRRTHAWMGLWGAAMGLLFGVSGILLNHRTEMKIPLAKQEETRQVLTPPAASLQTPEALEAWLRAEFKLPDAKSRVQKKPAGPVPWGGGQIEQPENWRITLIAPNLNVNAEYWKGDADTHIEQKDANLWATLANFHKGSGMSNAWILLTDTLAGALLILAITGTLLWSRLHGPRLLAAGLIGTTLTALLVLMLNTIVLS is encoded by the coding sequence ATGAGTACACCGCAATCCGGTACAAGCGAACCTGAGTCGCGGGCAACCGGAGCACGTCCGGCTGAGGCACACATAGCTCAGCCGCGTGCAGCTGACTCGCGCCAGCCGCCCCCCGTTGAACCGCGCGGCTACCTGTTTCTGTCGCAAGGCATGAAGCGCGGCCGTTTTCTTGTCTGGCTGCGCCGTACGCATGCATGGATGGGGTTATGGGGGGCGGCGATGGGATTGCTGTTCGGCGTGTCCGGCATCCTGCTCAATCATCGCACCGAGATGAAAATCCCGCTGGCCAAGCAGGAAGAAACCCGCCAGGTGCTTACTCCGCCCGCCGCCAGCCTGCAAACCCCCGAGGCCCTGGAGGCATGGCTACGGGCAGAATTCAAGCTGCCTGACGCTAAATCCCGCGTCCAGAAAAAACCTGCCGGTCCGGTTCCGTGGGGGGGAGGCCAAATCGAGCAACCAGAAAACTGGCGTATTACGCTCATTGCACCCAATCTGAATGTAAATGCGGAGTACTGGAAAGGTGACGCGGATACGCATATTGAGCAGAAAGATGCCAATCTCTGGGCAACTCTCGCCAATTTTCACAAGGGAAGCGGGATGTCCAACGCATGGATATTGCTCACCGACACATTAGCCGGCGCTCTGCTCATTCTGGCGATAACCGGAACGCTGCTGTGGAGCCGCCTGCATGGCCCGCGGCTGCTGGCGGCGGGTCTGATCGGTACTACGCTCACCGCTTTACTTGTTCTTATGCTGAACACGATCGTACTATCATGA
- a CDS encoding DUF4198 domain-containing protein, with protein sequence MRSKHIILAATAAIVSGLFSLNASAHALWLENDAKAIKLYFGEYSENLRETSPGRLDGIVEPAATVIDAAGKENPVKPIRENGYFAIPGNTTGNAVLVQALKQPIREPQGENPGPVSKRFLYARFGKGGSLPLDIENTGDLLRLSFMGKPAAKTEIIVIAPNGWEKHLTTDEKGEVSFSLPESGLYVIEAKYEHKNPGEFEGKPYAIEIHKVTLSVYK encoded by the coding sequence ATGAGGTCCAAGCACATCATACTTGCCGCCACTGCTGCTATCGTTAGCGGTCTGTTCAGTCTCAATGCCTCGGCTCATGCACTGTGGCTGGAGAACGATGCCAAAGCCATCAAGCTTTATTTCGGGGAATATAGCGAGAATCTGCGTGAAACTTCACCCGGCAGGCTCGACGGTATCGTCGAGCCTGCGGCGACGGTGATTGACGCGGCAGGCAAGGAAAATCCCGTCAAACCCATCCGCGAGAATGGTTACTTTGCGATACCCGGTAATACCACGGGCAATGCGGTGTTGGTGCAGGCACTTAAACAGCCTATACGTGAACCACAAGGCGAAAATCCCGGCCCTGTTTCAAAACGCTTTTTGTACGCACGCTTTGGCAAAGGCGGCAGTTTGCCGCTGGATATAGAGAACACCGGCGATTTGCTGCGGTTGAGCTTCATGGGCAAGCCTGCGGCAAAAACCGAGATCATCGTTATTGCGCCGAATGGATGGGAGAAGCATCTGACGACTGATGAGAAAGGGGAAGTCTCTTTTTCGCTGCCTGAATCCGGCCTTTATGTGATTGAAGCGAAATATGAACATAAGAACCCAGGGGAATTCGAGGGTAAGCCTTACGCCATCGAGATCCATAAAGTCACGCTTAGTGTTTACAAATGA
- a CDS encoding multicopper oxidase domain-containing protein, whose protein sequence is MNFNYAGRITGLIAFVMGCWMSFPAQAVVREYWIAAEKTAWNYAPSGRNLIKPEAGLGVWGETPAYTKYRYIGYTDGSYAKPLAQPAWMGILGPQLRAVVGDTLRVHFLNKTDRPLSMHPHGMLYDKNSEGADGGGAGASVPPGKSHTYTWIADKDAGPGPADPSSIVWLYHSHVMEEEEPNLGLIGTIVITRKGMARSGSDPAPRDVDQEFTALYMIFNEEEGKESGMKHTINGRIFGNLDGYETRLGKRVRWHVVALGNETDNHTVHWHGQTVLDHGRRTDVVEVLPASMTSVDMVPRSPGNWLFHCHVDDHMMAGMSTRWRVLP, encoded by the coding sequence ATGAATTTCAATTACGCAGGCAGGATCACCGGGCTGATAGCTTTTGTTATGGGCTGCTGGATGTCGTTTCCGGCACAGGCGGTGGTGAGGGAATATTGGATAGCCGCTGAAAAGACAGCATGGAATTACGCGCCTTCGGGACGAAACCTGATCAAGCCCGAAGCCGGGCTCGGCGTATGGGGGGAAACGCCGGCTTACACTAAGTACCGCTATATAGGCTATACGGATGGCAGCTATGCCAAGCCGCTGGCACAGCCTGCATGGATGGGGATTCTGGGGCCGCAGCTTCGGGCCGTGGTGGGGGATACCCTCAGGGTTCATTTTCTGAACAAGACAGACAGACCGCTTTCCATGCATCCGCACGGGATGCTTTATGACAAAAACAGCGAAGGAGCGGACGGGGGCGGTGCGGGAGCAAGTGTTCCGCCGGGTAAGTCCCACACTTACACCTGGATTGCGGACAAGGATGCAGGCCCTGGACCTGCTGATCCCTCATCAATCGTCTGGCTTTATCATTCCCATGTAATGGAAGAGGAGGAACCGAATCTCGGCCTGATAGGCACTATTGTCATCACGCGCAAAGGGATGGCGCGTTCCGGCTCCGATCCTGCGCCGCGCGATGTGGATCAGGAATTTACCGCTCTCTACATGATTTTTAATGAAGAAGAAGGGAAAGAAAGCGGCATGAAACATACGATTAACGGCCGCATTTTTGGCAATCTGGATGGCTATGAAACCCGGCTTGGCAAGCGTGTTCGCTGGCACGTCGTCGCGTTGGGTAACGAAACGGATAATCATACCGTCCACTGGCACGGACAGACGGTACTCGATCACGGACGCCGGACCGATGTGGTTGAAGTTCTGCCAGCCAGCATGACTTCGGTCGACATGGTTCCCCGTTCTCCCGGCAACTGGCTCTTTCACTGCCACGTTGACGACCACATGATGGCAGGCATGTCCACTCGCTGGCGCGTCCTGCCGTAA
- the bfr gene encoding bacterioferritin has translation MKSNADIIQWLNRQLQHELTAINQYFLHARMYKSWGFSSLGKHEYEESIEEMKHADALIERILFLEGLPNLQELGKLMIGEKAEECVACDLKLEVISRETLIAAIAACETAKDYVSREIFEDILVDTEEHIDWLETQLDVLQKVGIQNWLQSQM, from the coding sequence ATGAAAAGCAACGCGGATATTATTCAGTGGCTAAACCGTCAACTGCAACATGAGTTGACAGCCATCAATCAGTACTTCCTCCATGCCCGCATGTATAAAAGCTGGGGCTTCAGCAGCCTGGGCAAGCATGAATACGAAGAATCCATCGAGGAAATGAAACACGCCGACGCATTGATCGAGCGGATCCTGTTTCTGGAAGGGCTGCCTAATCTGCAAGAACTCGGCAAGCTCATGATTGGTGAAAAGGCGGAAGAATGCGTGGCTTGCGACCTCAAGCTTGAGGTAATTTCCCGCGAGACTTTGATCGCCGCCATTGCTGCGTGCGAAACTGCCAAGGATTATGTGTCGCGGGAGATTTTCGAGGACATTTTGGTAGATACCGAAGAGCATATCGACTGGCTGGAGACGCAGTTGGATGTGTTGCAGAAAGTGGGTATCCAGAACTGGCTGCAGAGCCAGATGTAA
- a CDS encoding (2Fe-2S)-binding protein — protein sequence MYICVCKGVTDSAIREAVHNGADRMRDLKTCLGVSGQCGICACHAKEVLEQTLMQKTLAQYQPT from the coding sequence ATGTATATTTGTGTCTGCAAAGGTGTAACCGATAGCGCAATCCGTGAGGCTGTCCACAACGGCGCTGACCGGATGCGGGATTTGAAAACCTGTCTGGGTGTGAGCGGGCAATGCGGGATATGTGCCTGCCACGCGAAAGAGGTGTTGGAACAAACACTGATGCAGAAAACGCTGGCGCAATACCAGCCCACATAA
- the hemP gene encoding hemin uptake protein HemP, protein MEKSSVVPEVDVNKRNFALLEQNERIYSDTLFQHGDEVFIQHQGEQYRLRRTRNGKLILTK, encoded by the coding sequence ATGGAAAAGTCAAGCGTAGTTCCGGAAGTGGATGTTAATAAAAGAAATTTTGCCTTGCTGGAGCAGAACGAGCGGATATACAGCGATACCTTGTTTCAGCATGGCGATGAAGTGTTTATTCAACATCAGGGCGAGCAATACCGCTTGCGCCGCACACGTAACGGCAAACTGATTTTAACTAAGTAG
- a CDS encoding ABC transporter permease gives MQKFSISPREMTASLWRNRGLITALVKREVIGRYRGSIMGIAWSFFNPLLMLVIYTFVFSVVFKARWGVGGEESKTDFAIILFVGMIVHGLFAECVNRAPALILSNVNYVKKVIFPLEILPWVAFGSALFHTTISIGVLLIAQLILSHQIPWTAILFPFVLLPLVFTAMGFAWFLAAFGVFVRDVGQTTGMFTTVLLFISPVFYPLSILPVKYQVWLQLNPLAFIIEEGRKVLVFGQLPDIGRWSIMMAAGMLVAWAGFAWFQKTRRGFADVL, from the coding sequence ATGCAAAAGTTTTCCATATCACCGCGCGAAATGACGGCCAGCCTCTGGCGTAATCGAGGCCTGATCACCGCTTTAGTTAAACGCGAGGTCATCGGACGCTACCGCGGCTCCATCATGGGCATCGCATGGTCATTCTTTAACCCTCTGCTCATGCTCGTGATCTATACCTTTGTGTTTTCTGTTGTATTCAAAGCACGTTGGGGTGTGGGCGGGGAAGAAAGTAAAACTGATTTCGCTATTATTCTCTTCGTCGGTATGATCGTGCATGGGCTGTTTGCCGAGTGTGTTAACCGCGCCCCGGCATTGATTCTCTCTAACGTCAATTACGTAAAGAAGGTGATTTTCCCTCTTGAAATACTTCCCTGGGTTGCTTTTGGTTCGGCACTATTCCATACCACCATCAGCATCGGCGTGCTGCTTATCGCGCAGCTTATCCTGAGCCACCAGATTCCGTGGACCGCTATTCTCTTCCCTTTTGTTCTGCTTCCGCTAGTTTTTACGGCGATGGGCTTTGCATGGTTTCTTGCCGCTTTTGGCGTATTTGTGCGTGATGTCGGACAAACCACCGGAATGTTTACCACGGTATTGCTGTTTATTTCCCCCGTGTTCTATCCTTTAAGTATCTTGCCGGTCAAATATCAGGTTTGGCTACAACTCAACCCGCTCGCTTTTATCATCGAAGAAGGGCGAAAGGTACTAGTCTTTGGGCAACTGCCGGATATTGGACGGTGGAGCATCATGATGGCAGCAGGAATGCTAGTCGCTTGGGCGGGCTTTGCCTGGTTTCAGAAGACACGCAGGGGATTTGCCGATGTTCTCTGA
- a CDS encoding ABC transporter ATP-binding protein translates to MFSETKNIEKSVVSLPFEQKDRDEEKSHKGKSAMTNTNDSDIAIRVQNLSKCYQIYNKPHDRLKQSLYPRLQRFIGQPAKQYHREFWALQDVSFEVKRGETVGIIGRNGSGKSTLLQIICGTLAPTGGSVETKGRIAALLELGSGFNPEFSGRENVYMNGAVLGLSKEEVDERFDNIAAFADIGQFIEQPVKTYSSGMFVRLAFAVNVMSSPEIMIVDEALAVGDMNFQAKCMTALTRIQDGGATVLFVSHDIGALKSLCSRGVYLEHGEIGMIGAGGDVADCYTRKMREEMNAEYTSAMPSTSTKAAAAIPLKSQPPVDADEFKVSTEFEKQVAYARYGEGGARITFAELLDEHMRVINNIEFNQTVFVRIYFETAIDDEVSCNYYVLDDKRNLILGAGLTLANQPLMRVKNGGRYIVTYKTRLPLQEGNHSVQLQITKRVVKDHAAKFLDVIDDALVFAMARREGARIWTKAFIENEVEVKSCCQD, encoded by the coding sequence ATGTTCTCTGAAACCAAAAATATCGAGAAATCTGTTGTTTCATTACCTTTTGAACAAAAGGACCGGGATGAGGAGAAAAGCCATAAAGGCAAAAGTGCAATGACTAACACTAACGACAGCGATATCGCCATCCGCGTCCAAAACCTTTCCAAGTGTTACCAAATTTACAATAAACCGCATGACCGCCTAAAGCAATCACTCTATCCGCGACTGCAAAGATTCATTGGTCAGCCAGCCAAACAATACCATCGGGAGTTCTGGGCACTTCAGGACGTTTCGTTTGAAGTCAAAAGAGGCGAAACCGTAGGCATTATTGGGCGCAATGGCTCTGGGAAATCCACGTTGCTGCAAATCATCTGCGGTACGCTGGCGCCTACAGGCGGCAGCGTGGAAACCAAAGGCCGTATCGCAGCCTTGCTTGAGCTGGGCTCTGGCTTTAACCCAGAATTTAGCGGGCGCGAGAATGTCTACATGAACGGAGCCGTGCTGGGACTGAGCAAGGAAGAAGTGGATGAGCGGTTTGACAACATCGCCGCCTTCGCTGACATTGGTCAGTTCATCGAGCAACCGGTGAAGACCTACTCCAGCGGGATGTTTGTAAGGCTGGCCTTCGCCGTGAACGTAATGTCATCGCCGGAAATCATGATCGTCGACGAAGCCCTTGCCGTAGGGGATATGAATTTCCAAGCCAAGTGTATGACTGCGCTCACCCGGATACAAGATGGCGGAGCCACGGTGTTGTTTGTTAGTCACGACATTGGTGCGCTAAAAAGTTTGTGTTCGCGGGGTGTTTATCTTGAGCACGGGGAAATTGGGATGATCGGTGCTGGTGGTGATGTCGCGGATTGCTATACTCGAAAAATGCGTGAAGAAATGAATGCAGAGTACACTTCCGCAATGCCCTCCACAAGCACGAAGGCAGCGGCAGCCATCCCCTTGAAAAGTCAGCCGCCAGTAGATGCTGACGAATTTAAGGTTTCCACAGAGTTCGAGAAGCAGGTCGCATATGCCCGATATGGAGAAGGCGGCGCAAGAATTACATTTGCGGAATTGCTTGATGAGCACATGCGCGTGATAAATAATATTGAATTCAATCAAACTGTCTTCGTAAGAATATATTTCGAAACCGCAATTGATGATGAAGTTTCTTGCAACTACTATGTTCTGGACGATAAGAGAAATCTCATCCTTGGCGCAGGACTGACCCTTGCCAATCAACCTTTGATGCGTGTTAAGAACGGGGGTAGATATATTGTGACATATAAAACCCGTTTGCCTCTTCAAGAAGGGAATCACAGTGTTCAGTTGCAGATTACAAAGCGGGTCGTAAAAGATCATGCGGCGAAATTTCTTGATGTGATAGACGATGCACTCGTTTTCGCGATGGCTCGCCGAGAAGGCGCTCGTATATGGACAAAAGCTTTTATTGAAAATGAGGTGGAGGTCAAATCGTGCTGTCAAGATTGA
- a CDS encoding class I SAM-dependent methyltransferase: MTSHETYACTNCGASDRERLYALWIDQQIEKNFFPKSTHTIHIAPEAVLSGKLKSLDLFDYKTADLLMGAVDYKVDMMNMPFDDESFDFFICSHVLEHVENDSQAIKELYRITKPGGCGILMAPIIVGLEKTVEDPSVKDEAGRWRLYGQNDHVRLYAHDDYVHKIQSNGFHVEELGESYFGKKVFHSLGLKRTSILYVVSR, encoded by the coding sequence ATGACTTCACACGAGACTTATGCATGCACCAACTGCGGCGCATCTGATCGTGAGCGCCTATATGCATTATGGATTGATCAACAAATCGAGAAGAACTTTTTCCCTAAGAGCACGCACACGATTCACATTGCGCCTGAGGCAGTCTTGTCGGGCAAACTTAAAAGCCTGGACTTATTCGACTATAAAACCGCTGATTTGTTAATGGGTGCTGTCGACTATAAAGTTGACATGATGAACATGCCATTTGATGACGAAAGTTTCGACTTCTTCATATGTAGTCATGTACTGGAGCATGTGGAAAATGATAGCCAAGCCATTAAAGAGTTATACAGAATTACCAAGCCGGGTGGCTGCGGAATTCTCATGGCACCCATTATTGTGGGCTTGGAAAAAACGGTGGAAGACCCAAGCGTAAAGGATGAAGCAGGCCGTTGGAGACTTTATGGGCAAAACGATCATGTTAGACTCTATGCTCACGACGATTACGTCCATAAAATCCAAAGTAACGGTTTCCATGTTGAGGAGCTTGGGGAAAGTTATTTTGGAAAGAAAGTTTTCCATTCGCTTGGGCTCAAGCGCACAAGCATTCTTTATGTGGTGAGCAGATGA
- a CDS encoding class I SAM-dependent methyltransferase, with amino-acid sequence MPNENNFYPKFDHDEYAKTRAPDDFWGQIRRTVQGKPVSSDQINMIVDAINSALRMRPDDTLLDLACGNGALSHLFFNSCAEYLGVDLSEYLIWIAKKNFEVLPRYRFVVQGASEYVLQENQPERFSKVLCYGSFSYFSTIDATKVLHTLFEKFSNVQTIFIGNLPDKDRAAEFYKAKQPSTEELSDCSSQIGIWRTRSEFAQLAGNTGWNVKFSTMPAEFYASYYRYDVLLSR; translated from the coding sequence ATGCCAAACGAAAACAACTTCTACCCAAAATTCGATCACGACGAATATGCTAAAACCCGCGCACCGGATGATTTTTGGGGACAAATTCGCCGAACAGTTCAAGGCAAGCCCGTATCGAGTGACCAGATAAACATGATTGTTGATGCAATCAATTCCGCCCTCAGGATGAGGCCCGATGACACACTCTTAGATCTGGCATGTGGCAATGGAGCACTCTCCCATCTTTTTTTCAATTCGTGCGCAGAATATTTAGGCGTTGATTTATCCGAATACTTGATCTGGATCGCAAAGAAAAACTTCGAAGTGTTGCCGCGCTACCGGTTTGTGGTCCAAGGGGCCTCGGAGTATGTTCTTCAAGAGAACCAACCTGAAAGATTTTCAAAAGTGCTCTGCTATGGAAGTTTTTCATACTTTTCTACCATCGATGCTACCAAGGTTCTTCACACGTTGTTTGAGAAATTCAGTAACGTCCAGACAATTTTCATAGGTAATCTTCCAGACAAAGATCGGGCAGCAGAATTTTATAAGGCAAAGCAACCCAGCACAGAAGAATTATCAGACTGCTCTTCCCAGATAGGCATTTGGCGCACACGGAGTGAATTTGCGCAACTTGCTGGCAATACAGGATGGAATGTAAAGTTTTCAACCATGCCCGCTGAATTTTACGCTTCATATTATCGCTATGATGTATTGCTTAGTCGTTAG
- a CDS encoding aminotransferase class I/II-fold pyridoxal phosphate-dependent enzyme — MVKKSKAEELAIFGGESLFATPKSTSNLVRPDFEKFLSYSKLFFDQRQYTNNGPLVRLLEQRLANFHQTEFCITFCSGFWALTLAISALATKGRSEIVMPSLTYRRMADIAAWVNLKPHFCEVEPTSLAVSAATVSSCINANTALILGVHPIVNSCDIDGLVGLAKEKNIPLLFDSVESVYESSDSGKVGCFGAAEVFSLHASKLLNGFEGGYLTTNDAYLAERLALTRGFGFKGVDHIVVSGGMNTKLNEIHAAMALASLDDLEDQVFRNRQRYYTYKRLLASIPGIRLLEFEESHQTGYKNIVVELLERWTLTRVDTLRILNAENILARAYYSPPLHRKRMAYDHVPVDLPATDILAERFMLLPCGHLVSNDDVDETVRLLSFLSTNANLIINHLQNNGVK; from the coding sequence ATGGTTAAGAAAAGCAAGGCCGAAGAATTAGCAATCTTTGGCGGAGAAAGCTTATTTGCGACACCGAAATCAACATCAAATTTAGTGCGGCCTGATTTTGAAAAATTTCTGAGCTACTCGAAATTATTTTTTGATCAGCGTCAATATACAAATAATGGTCCGCTCGTAAGACTTCTTGAGCAACGACTGGCAAATTTTCATCAGACCGAATTCTGTATTACGTTCTGCAGCGGATTCTGGGCATTAACTCTTGCAATCTCTGCGCTTGCGACCAAAGGCAGGAGCGAGATTGTGATGCCCTCGCTGACCTATCGCCGCATGGCGGATATCGCTGCGTGGGTAAATCTGAAGCCCCATTTTTGTGAGGTCGAGCCAACATCGCTCGCCGTCAGTGCCGCAACAGTAAGCTCTTGCATCAACGCAAATACTGCGTTAATTCTGGGAGTTCATCCTATTGTGAACTCCTGCGATATCGATGGATTGGTTGGTCTTGCGAAAGAAAAAAATATCCCACTCCTGTTTGATTCCGTTGAATCCGTTTACGAATCATCTGATAGCGGCAAAGTGGGATGTTTCGGCGCTGCTGAGGTTTTTTCGTTGCACGCTAGCAAGTTGTTAAATGGATTCGAAGGCGGCTACCTCACAACTAATGATGCGTACCTGGCAGAGCGGTTGGCACTGACCCGTGGCTTTGGTTTCAAGGGAGTAGACCACATTGTAGTATCTGGGGGGATGAACACTAAGCTCAATGAGATACATGCGGCCATGGCACTTGCAAGCTTGGATGATCTTGAGGATCAGGTTTTTCGTAATCGCCAACGCTACTACACCTATAAGCGTTTGCTAGCTTCTATCCCCGGAATACGGTTACTTGAATTTGAAGAAAGCCACCAAACAGGCTATAAGAATATCGTGGTTGAGCTTCTTGAGAGATGGACATTGACTCGTGTGGATACCCTCAGAATATTGAACGCAGAAAATATTCTTGCGCGGGCCTATTATTCCCCGCCGTTACATCGTAAACGAATGGCATATGACCATGTACCTGTGGATTTGCCAGCGACTGATATTCTTGCTGAAAGATTTATGCTCCTTCCATGCGGGCATCTCGTCAGCAACGATGATGTTGACGAGACTGTCAGGCTATTAAGCTTTCTCTCCACAAACGCAAATTTGATCATTAATCATTTGCAGAATAATGGTGTGAAATAA